The nucleotide window GTCATACCTAAAGAATCACCCAATGTCTGAAATGGTTCAAAAGACCATGACAGCGGGTAATAACCTGCAGTCAATGTTTAGTGATGTGATTATGGAACTTTTACCAGCATTCTTGGGGATCATCGTTGCGTTTGTTACAGTTTTACGATAAACACAAATATGTCTCTAGTGCTTTTGGCTGGAGTTTTAACATATGTGCTGATTGTTCTAAGAACAGTTGGAGACGGTGCAAAATTCCAAAGAGAAAATCAAAAGCAATGGGTGCATGCATGGAGGGCAAGGTCCGATGGGTTGAACAATATTGCGACAGTAAAACAATTTGCCGCAGAAGAGTACGAAACTGAAAAGAATCGACAAAACTACACAGTTAAAGTACTAGGTGCCCAAAGAAGACTTTGGGAGTTGTGGAGTAAAATTAATATATCTCAAAAAATAATAGTCTTAGCAACTCAAGCAGTTATATTAATCTTGTCTATAAAAATGCTTCAAGTGAACTCACTAACACCAGGTCAGGTTATTGCATTCAATGCATACGTAGGCATGGTATTTAATCCATTCTTGCGACTTGGAAATATGTGGCGCACTATTCAGAATTCAATTATAAATGTTTCTGATGCTCATGAAATACTTTCTATTGAACCAGAAAATTATAACGAACCCGGTGCAGTAAAAAAGCAGATTAACGGAGATGTAGAATTCAAGAGCGTTGCATTCTTTCATGATGAGCGCAAGCTTGTGCTCGATGACCTATCGTTCTCTGCACCATCGGGATCTGTAATTGCGTTCGTAGGTAAAACTGGCTCTGGTAAGACATCGCTTACAGAATTGATATATCGATTCCATGACCCAAAGACTGGCGAGATACTCGTGGATGGAATTCCAATAGACAAATATGATCTCACAAGCTTGCGGTCACAGATTGGAATTGTCCCACAGGAACCAGTACTTTTTGACACTACAATCCGCGAGAACATAATGTATCCTCGCAAAGATGTAAATCAAAAAGTATTGAACGACGCAGCGAAAAAAGCTGACCTGCTTGAGTTTATAAAAGACCAACCTGATGGATGGGAGACAATCGTTGGAGACAGAGGGGTAAAGCTTTCTGGCGGACAGAAACAGAGAATCGCGATTGCACGAGCACTTGTGGCCAATCCAAAAATTCTAATCTTGGATGAATCAACTTCAGCGCTCGATGCAGAGACTCAGAGAACAATTGAAAATTCCCTCAAAGAACTAATGAAAGGTAAAACTACCTTCATAGTTGCTCATAGACTTAGTGCTGTGCGCAATGCAGATAAAATCTGTGTATTGCACAAAGGTAAAATTGTCGAAGAGGGAACTCACGACGAACTGATACAGATTGCAAATGGACGTTACAAAAAGCTCTATGACCTGCAGTTCAAGGAAGAGGAAATCCTCATTGCTGAGCATGAGCTTGAAGATTAAAGTCCTTTAGATTTCGTTTCGAAAAGGATGGCCAGAACTCGAATTCGTAAGTACGGCACGGGTATGCCCGTTATAGCTTAGTGAAACCGTAAGATCTAATCTTGCGGTTTTTTATATTTGATGTTATAAATATTTCAAATATTGTAACGTATGAATAAGTCAAAAACTGAAATCGCTAAAAAAGTTGAACTAATTAAATCAATCGATTTCACTCAATTAAAAGAAAAACTTATGGACCCCAATGAAGGCAAAGGCTGGTCCAAAGACGAGTGTAATGACCTAGAATTGCTCTATAAAGATTTTCTCGTCCTCATGCTGAAGTATCCAGAAAAATCTATTGTGCCCACTACGATGATAGATGAATTCTGGCATGCGCACATCCTTGATACCAGAAAGTACCATGAGGACTGTAAATTGATTTATGGAGAATATCTGCATCATTTTCCGTACTTTGGACTAAGAGGTGAGAGTGACAAAAAGGATCTTGAGGATTCGTTTACAGCAACCAAAAAACTGTGGGTTAGCGAGTTTGGATATGAAGTGGACAATCCATTCATTAAAGTAAGCATCTATACTCACAAGAAGGTTACTAACGCGAATAGTTGTAGAAATTGCGTTAGTACATGTGCCGGCTCATGCACACGATAAATGAATTATATTTTTTAAAATACCCGCTTGCGGGTATTTATTTTTGGTAGTAGTATAAAGATATCCACTGATCCGCTGACAACGGGGAGGAAAACCAAGATTACAAGGTCATCTCGCTCGAAACGAGACTGACGAAGTAGGGTGGCACCGCGTTTCAAACATGAATCGCCCCTGCGAATTTACAAACTAATGTAAGTTCGAAGAGGCGATTTTTGTTTCCTCTAGAGCTCAAAAACATATGGTAAAAGCTATACATGTTTCTGAATTGAAAAATCATAGTGGTGAAGACGCAACCGTACAAGGTTTCGTTCATACACTTCGCGTGCAAAGTAAGATTATTTTCTTGATACTTCGTGATGTAACTGGAATCGCACAAACAGTTGTAGAGATCAAAGATCCTGAAGTATTTGAAATTGCAAAAAATCTCTCTCATGAATCTGTTGTTAGAATATCCGGCTTAGTAAAAGACGTACCTCAGGCTCCAGGTGGATTTGAAATTGGAGTCTCATCTATCGAAGTACTCTCAGTTGCAAACCCTGAACTACCGATTCCAATTATTGAAAGGGAAATGAGGAAACAGAAGCTCCAACACGTTTTGACTATCGATGGATAGACCTACGTAAGCCAGAAAAAACAAAAATATTTAAAGTTTGGACTGAGCTCGAAAAAGGTTTCAGAAAATATTGGGATGAAAATGGGTATACCCAGCTCTACTCACCATCTTTTATGTCTACACCGTCTGAAACTGGAGCAGAAGTTTTCGAGGTAAATTATTTTGACCGCAAGGCATACCTCGCACAATCTCCACAATTCTACAAACAAATGGGAATTGCATCTGGTTTTGAGCGCGTATTTATCGCAGGTCCAGTATTTAGAGCAGAAGAATCTTTCACAACTCGTCATATGACAGAGTTCACTGGCTGGGACTTCGAGATTGGTTTTATAGATTCACACCATGATGTTATGGACCAAGAAGAAGGAATGATTGTTTCTGGATTTGAAAATCTAAAAGCTAAATTCCCAGAGCTTGATATTACTGTTCCGAGTATACCTTTTCCAAGAATAAAAATGACTGAAGCAAAAGAAATCCTTTCCAAAGAAGGAATTGCAAGTTCTGAAGACCATGACCTATCACCAGAAGAAGAACGCGCAATATGTGAATATGTAAAAAAAGAACACAATCACGAATTCGTTTTCATAACTGATTACCACAAATCAAAATCTGCTTTCTACCACATGAGATTGGAAGAGGGATCTGACAGATCTCGTCGCGCAGACTTACTTTTCCGAGGTATCGAAATAACGACACTTGCACAACGTGAGCATCGTATAGACATACTTGAAGCTCAGGCAAAGGAGAAGGGAATGTCACTTGAAGCACTGTCTGACTATCTAAATTTCTTCCGCTACGGCTGTCCTCCACATGGAGGTGCTGGAATTGGCCCAGGACGTCTTATAATGAAGATCTTAGACCTTCCAAACGTCCGTGAGGCGACATATCTACCGAGAGACGTGAAGAGACTTAATCCGTAAAAGATAAAAGCACCCATTGCGGGTGCTTTTTTATTTAATTACCATTTATTGATAAATCATACTGATTTAGTATTAGTTCGCGCATATCATGACAGACACGATTAATACTTCCACTTGGGATTTTTCCAAGTATACAACAAGGATGCATTTCCAAGGTATCTAAAACTGATTCGTACCAGAAATTCTTCATTCGATCATCTCCAAACTGGTGATTGTCTGCAATAAGTCCTACAGGTATAGAATGCATGATTGCCCATGCAACTATCCCTAATCCTTGCGGGAAATTATCTGGATATCTAGGATCAAAATAATCGTATCGTCGTACATATAGATCTGTAATAATTCCATCAATATCCTCAAGTGGTTTTGTTTCAGGCTCTTCTACTACAGAATCCACGAGCTTGGTTTTTATCGCAAGTGCGCTTGAGCTTTCATCTTGAGTATACAATTCATTTATTTCAAGTCTTTTTACTATTTTTTCTTCAGGAATTAGTCTATTGCGAAATGAAAGATGATTTAGATTTGCGCCCACCATTTTTTCAAATTCTTCAATCGATTTTGCAATCAAATTACCCTCATCAAGAAGAAAGAATTTTCGCATGTATATATCATCTTCACTTAATTTCAAAGAAGAACTTAAACGAATTATTTTGAAGTTCGTACTTGTATTTGCTGACACTTTCATAGAATATTTTTTAAAACAATAACAAACAATCTTACTAATGTCAAATATAAAAAGCTTTTAATATCCATTTTTTTAGCTTACAATAGTTTTTATGGAAGAAATTACTAAAGCTGGATACACTATAAAAACCGAAGCTTTTTCAGGTCCATTTGATCTACTTCTAGAACTAATAGAGAACAAAAAACTCTTTGTAAATGAAATCTCGCTTGCTGAAATAACAGCTGATTATATTGAGCATGTGCGCAAAATGGAGTCTTTAGATCTAGGTCAGGCTACGCATTTTGCTGT belongs to Candidatus Nomurabacteria bacterium and includes:
- the aspS gene encoding aspartate--tRNA(Asn) ligase — translated: MDLRKPEKTKIFKVWTELEKGFRKYWDENGYTQLYSPSFMSTPSETGAEVFEVNYFDRKAYLAQSPQFYKQMGIASGFERVFIAGPVFRAEESFTTRHMTEFTGWDFEIGFIDSHHDVMDQEEGMIVSGFENLKAKFPELDITVPSIPFPRIKMTEAKEILSKEGIASSEDHDLSPEEERAICEYVKKEHNHEFVFITDYHKSKSAFYHMRLEEGSDRSRRADLLFRGIEITTLAQREHRIDILEAQAKEKGMSLEALSDYLNFFRYGCPPHGGAGIGPGRLIMKILDLPNVREATYLPRDVKRLNP
- a CDS encoding ABC transporter ATP-binding protein; this encodes MSLVLLAGVLTYVLIVLRTVGDGAKFQRENQKQWVHAWRARSDGLNNIATVKQFAAEEYETEKNRQNYTVKVLGAQRRLWELWSKINISQKIIVLATQAVILILSIKMLQVNSLTPGQVIAFNAYVGMVFNPFLRLGNMWRTIQNSIINVSDAHEILSIEPENYNEPGAVKKQINGDVEFKSVAFFHDERKLVLDDLSFSAPSGSVIAFVGKTGSGKTSLTELIYRFHDPKTGEILVDGIPIDKYDLTSLRSQIGIVPQEPVLFDTTIRENIMYPRKDVNQKVLNDAAKKADLLEFIKDQPDGWETIVGDRGVKLSGGQKQRIAIARALVANPKILILDESTSALDAETQRTIENSLKELMKGKTTFIVAHRLSAVRNADKICVLHKGKIVEEGTHDELIQIANGRYKKLYDLQFKEEEILIAEHELED